One segment of Triticum aestivum cultivar Chinese Spring chromosome 2A, IWGSC CS RefSeq v2.1, whole genome shotgun sequence DNA contains the following:
- the LOC123185819 gene encoding cytochrome P450 87A3 yields the protein MEGYSQVPYASLCGLAVVVAGWLAHCVYKWTNPACSTGRLPPGSMGLPLVGETFQFFKPSPSLDVPVFYKQRLKRYGPVFKTSLVGQPVVVSMDAEVNRFIFQQEGKLFRSWYPDTTNNIFGKESVASYDGSFHKYIRSFASRLFGLESLKDVLLAEMDRNVKHSLAAWAAEPAIEVKDAVANMIFDLTAKKLIGFGPEKSRKLRKNFDAFFQGLVSFPLYFPGTTFYACIQGRKNVQKVLKDLLKERLSAPEKRHGDFLDEVVNELQSGRGVIDEKFAVDLMAALLFASFATVSSSLTVAMKFLSGHPNVVESLKEEHEAILKKREDGRSGITWEEYKSMTFTAQVTNEIARVSNVAPGIFRKTLTDVQVKGYTIPAGWLVMISPMAVHMNPELFKDPLTFNPWRWQDESKKSALLKNFMPFGGGIRLCVGAEFSRIQIALFLHTLVTKYRWKEIKGGEVQRVSEIVFPKGYHIQIIPREG from the exons ATGGAAGGCTACTCGCAGGTGCCATACGCATCCCTCTGCGGCCTCGCCGTCGTCGTAGCGGGGTGGCTCGCGCACTGCGTGTACAAGTGGACGAACCCGGCGTGCAGCACCGGGAGGCTCCCTCCAGGCTCCATGGGCCTCCCCCTCGTCGGCGAGACCTTCCAGTTCTTCAAGCCAAGCCCTTCTCTCGACGTGCCGGTCTTCTACAAGCAAAGGCTGAAAAG GTACGGGCCGGTGTTCAAGACGAGCCTGGtggggcagccggtggtggtgtCCATGGACGCGGAGGTGAACCGCTTCATCTTCCAGCAGGAGGGCAAGCTGTTCCGGAGCTGGTACCCGGACACCACCAACAACATCTTCGGCAAGGAGAGCGTCGCCTCCTACGACGGCTCCTTCCACAAGTACATCCGCAGCTTCGCGTCCAGGCTCTTCGGCCTGGAGAGCCTCAAGGACGTGCTCCTCGCCGAGATGGACCGCAACGTGAAGCACAGCCTCGCGGCGTGGGCCGCGGAGCCTGCCATCGAGGTCAAGGACGCCGTGGCCAAC ATGATCTTTGACCTCACGGCCAAGAAGCTGATTGGGTTCGGTCCCGAGAAGTCGAGGAAACTCAGGAAGAACTTCGATGCCTTCTTCCAGGGGTTGGTCTCCTTCCCGCTGTATTTCCCTGGGACAACATTCTACGCATGCATACAG GGAAGGAAAAACGTGCAGAAGGTGCTCAAGGACCTGCTGAAAGAAAGGCTCAGCGCACCTGAAAAGCGACACGGTGATTTCCTTGACGAGGTGGTCAACGAGCTACAGAGTGGAAGGGGAGTGATAGACGAGAAATTCGCTGTAGACTTGATGGCCGCCCTCTTGTTCGCCAGCTTTGCAACAGTATCATCATCACTCACGGTCGCTATGAAGTTCCTCAGCGGCCACCCCAATGTAGTGGAGTCACTCAAG GAGGAGCATGAAGCAATTCTGAAGAAAAGAGAAGATGGCAGGTCCGGGATCACATGGGAAGAGTACAAGTCCATGACTTTCACTGCTCAG GTTACTAATGAGATAGCTCGCGTCAGTAACGTGGCCCCTGGAATATTCAGGAAAACACTAACGGACGTGCAAGTGAAAG GATACACTATTCCGGCCGGCTGGCTGGTGATGATCAGCCCCATGGCTGTCCATATGAACCCAGAGTTGTTCAAAGATCCGTTGACATTTAACCCATGGAGGTGGCAG GATGAGTCGAAGAAGAGCGCCCTGCTGAAGAACTTCATGCCATTCGGAGGGGGCATAAGGCTCTGTGTGGGAGCAGAGTTCAGCAGGATTCAGATCGCACTCTTCCTTCACACCTTGGTGACAAAGTACAG ATGGAAGGAGATAAAAGGTGGTGAAGTACAACGCGTATCGGAGATCGTGTTTCCGAAGGGCTATCACATCCAGATAATCCCTAGGGAGGGGTAA